The following are encoded in a window of Deltaproteobacteria bacterium genomic DNA:
- a CDS encoding YfhO family protein, with protein sequence LSHALGALVVALSTLGIESWPGQLPYGAEQAREIHRQDAAFATLAGLQGDARIWVAANFVVPGFAPRLATLHGVRSFQDAEPLYLARQRDYLTFLFGGVGSPLEWVRDMKQLVTRARLLDLASVRYVVVPYGEGLADALQSIGMQPRAFEAPGVRLLENPRAVPRAYVTYRTRPTLAQSPLVLPELVRPDFDPLEASYVEGTAPLPDDPTAPHGHPVTIVIDQPHVVEIEANCGAPGLVVLTDTFAVGWEATVDGSPAPVLATNHLFRGVPVPAGRHRIRFVYRSRAVPAGAILSLAAWCLLGVLGLGRRRPAGPP encoded by the coding sequence GCTCTCGCATGCGCTCGGTGCCCTCGTGGTGGCGCTCTCTACGCTCGGGATCGAGTCGTGGCCCGGCCAGCTCCCGTACGGGGCCGAGCAGGCGCGCGAGATCCATCGGCAGGACGCTGCCTTTGCGACGCTCGCGGGCCTGCAGGGCGACGCGCGCATCTGGGTCGCCGCTAACTTCGTCGTGCCGGGCTTCGCGCCGCGGCTCGCTACCCTGCACGGCGTGCGCTCGTTCCAGGACGCCGAGCCGCTCTATCTCGCGCGCCAGAGGGACTACCTGACGTTCCTCTTCGGCGGCGTGGGCTCACCGCTGGAGTGGGTGCGCGACATGAAACAGCTCGTCACCCGGGCTCGCCTGCTCGATCTCGCGAGCGTCCGCTACGTCGTCGTGCCATACGGCGAGGGGCTCGCCGACGCGCTGCAGTCGATCGGCATGCAACCGCGGGCCTTCGAGGCGCCCGGCGTGAGGCTCCTCGAGAACCCGCGCGCGGTCCCGCGCGCGTACGTCACGTACCGTACGCGGCCGACGCTCGCCCAATCGCCCCTCGTGCTGCCCGAGCTCGTCCGCCCGGACTTCGATCCTCTCGAAGCGAGCTACGTCGAAGGCACCGCGCCGCTGCCCGACGATCCGACGGCGCCGCATGGCCATCCGGTGACCATCGTCATCGACCAGCCGCACGTCGTCGAGATCGAAGCGAATTGCGGCGCGCCCGGGCTCGTCGTCCTCACCGACACCTTCGCCGTGGGCTGGGAGGCGACCGTCGATGGATCCCCGGCCCCCGTGCTGGCGACGAACCACCTCTTCCGTGGCGTGCCCGTTCCCGCCGGGAGGCACCGCATTCGCTTCGTATACCGCTCGCGGGCGGTACCAGCCGGGGCGATACTCAGCCTCGCCGCGTGGTGCCTTCTCGGTGTCCTCGGCCTCGGGAGACGTCGACCTGCAGGCCCTCCGTGA
- a CDS encoding SRPBCC domain-containing protein: MINRPDSLRIARTFAAPRERLYRAWTDAAEMARWYSPADGMTLSIDALEVRVGGRYQATSGMPGETPFVEAGEYRKVEPGRLLEFDMSLARGGTVFSRTRCTVEFLDRGVGTQLVLTDEGDGAGEHATGWGPALDHLAQLLG, translated from the coding sequence ATGATCAACCGCCCCGACAGCCTGCGCATCGCGCGTACCTTCGCCGCCCCACGCGAGCGCCTGTACCGCGCCTGGACGGACGCGGCCGAGATGGCGCGCTGGTACAGCCCCGCCGATGGGATGACGCTCTCGATCGACGCGCTCGAGGTGCGTGTCGGCGGCCGCTACCAGGCGACGTCCGGTATGCCCGGTGAGACGCCGTTCGTCGAGGCCGGCGAGTACCGCAAGGTCGAACCGGGCCGTTTGCTCGAGTTCGACATGAGCCTCGCCCGCGGCGGCACGGTCTTCTCGCGCACGCGGTGCACGGTCGAGTTCCTCGACCGCGGCGTGGGCACGCAGCTCGTCCTCACCGACGAGGGCGACGGCGCCGGGGAACACGCCACCGGGTGGGGCCCCGCGCTGGACCATCTGGCGCAGCTGCTGGGCTAG
- a CDS encoding lipid-transfer protein codes for MSLRDKAAIVGLGQLPFAKDIGRPEEVTALEAAKLALEDAGLRPSDIDGMTKWSIQLTSENAIARSLGIPNLRFFGEVGYGGGGGCGVVGHAAAAIAAGMARCVLVYRSRNRGSGGRPWAGTSRERDNIAAETNETALFSPYGFVRPVDQVAMFARRFLHERGYTSRHLAWIAVACRRHATNNPVAMMREPITVEDHQRSRLISDPLRLLDCCLETDGAAAVIVAASDLTRDLRQKPAYVMAAAQGMGPRNWTMNNYFKDPLLESPGAYAARDLWRMAGVGPKDVQVAQLYDAFTPLVLASLEEYGFCKAGEAGAFVEDHGLELGGRLPCNTSGGSLSEAYVHGINLIIEAARQIRGTSLNQVPGAKLSLVTSGNMVPTGALLLRGDS; via the coding sequence GTGTCGCTCAGGGACAAGGCCGCGATCGTCGGCCTGGGCCAGCTCCCCTTCGCCAAGGACATCGGCCGCCCGGAGGAGGTGACGGCGCTCGAGGCCGCGAAGCTGGCGCTCGAGGACGCCGGGCTCCGGCCGTCGGACATCGACGGCATGACGAAGTGGAGCATCCAGCTCACCTCCGAGAACGCCATCGCGCGCAGCCTCGGCATCCCCAACCTGCGCTTCTTCGGCGAGGTGGGCTACGGCGGGGGCGGGGGGTGCGGCGTGGTCGGGCACGCGGCCGCCGCGATCGCGGCGGGCATGGCGCGCTGCGTGCTCGTCTACCGCTCGCGGAACCGCGGCTCGGGCGGGCGGCCGTGGGCCGGGACCTCGCGTGAGCGCGACAACATCGCCGCCGAGACCAACGAGACCGCGCTCTTCTCGCCCTACGGCTTCGTCCGCCCGGTCGACCAGGTTGCGATGTTCGCGCGCCGCTTCCTCCACGAGCGCGGCTACACGTCGCGGCACCTCGCCTGGATCGCGGTCGCCTGCCGCCGGCACGCGACGAACAACCCCGTTGCCATGATGCGCGAGCCGATCACGGTCGAGGACCACCAGCGGTCGCGGCTCATCTCCGACCCGCTCCGCCTCCTCGACTGCTGCCTCGAGACCGACGGCGCCGCGGCGGTGATCGTCGCGGCCTCCGACCTGACACGCGACCTCCGTCAGAAGCCCGCCTACGTCATGGCGGCCGCGCAGGGCATGGGACCGCGCAACTGGACCATGAACAACTACTTCAAGGACCCGCTCCTCGAGTCGCCGGGCGCCTACGCGGCGCGCGACCTCTGGCGCATGGCGGGTGTGGGGCCGAAGGACGTGCAGGTGGCGCAGCTCTACGACGCCTTCACGCCCCTCGTGCTCGCCTCGCTCGAGGAGTACGGCTTCTGCAAGGCGGGCGAGGCCGGCGCCTTCGTCGAGGACCATGGGCTCGAGCTGGGCGGGCGCCTCCCGTGCAACACGAGCGGCGGGAGCCTCTCCGAGGCGTACGTCCACGGCATCAACCTGATCATCGAGGCGGCGCGGCAGATCCGCGGCACGTCGCTCAACCAGGTGCCGGGCGCGAAGCTCTCGCTCGTGACCAGCGGCAACATGGTACCGACGGGCGCGCTGCTGCTCCGCGGTGACTCCTAG
- a CDS encoding DUF385 domain-containing protein — translation MVAAMADLAARLAAVKDRSTLRITTRGRRTGKPHSVPIWFVVDGTTLYLATLNARRDWVRNVRRTPEVVLAMGDLGVRGRVSVVTDPALEGRIRELLAHKYWMAWIGSWFGMGPEATFRVDDLEVA, via the coding sequence ATGGTCGCGGCGATGGCCGATCTCGCCGCCCGGCTTGCCGCGGTCAAGGACCGGAGCACGCTCCGCATCACCACGCGCGGGCGGCGGACGGGCAAGCCGCACTCGGTCCCGATCTGGTTCGTGGTCGACGGCACGACCCTCTATCTCGCGACCCTGAACGCGAGGCGCGACTGGGTGCGCAACGTGCGCAGGACGCCCGAGGTCGTCCTCGCGATGGGCGACCTCGGGGTGCGCGGCCGGGTGAGCGTCGTCACCGATCCCGCGCTCGAGGGGCGCATCCGCGAGCTCCTGGCGCACAAATACTGGATGGCGTGGATCGGGTCGTGGTTCGGGATGGGCCCGGAGGCGACCTTCCGCGTCGACGATCTGGAGGTCGCATGA
- a CDS encoding glyoxalase, which yields MNDVQARSLDHASVRIADLARARAFYEGLLGLRLAPRPDLGFPGAWYDLGGAQLHLIQQQKMFEDIDPTDPHLALRVDSVERVRQTLDARRIPYLHFGGPQLWIRDPDGNVVELCEPR from the coding sequence ATGAACGACGTGCAGGCCCGCAGCCTCGATCACGCCTCCGTCCGCATCGCGGACCTCGCCCGCGCGCGCGCCTTCTACGAGGGCCTGCTCGGCCTGCGGCTGGCGCCGCGGCCGGATCTCGGCTTTCCCGGCGCGTGGTACGACCTGGGCGGCGCGCAGCTCCATCTCATCCAGCAGCAGAAGATGTTCGAGGACATCGACCCCACCGATCCGCACCTCGCGCTGCGGGTGGACAGCGTCGAGCGGGTGCGGCAGACGCTCGACGCGCGCCGCATCCCGTACCTCCACTTCGGCGGCCCCCAGCTCTGGATCCGCGATCCCGACGGCAACGTGGTGGAGCTCTGCGAGCCGCGCTGA
- a CDS encoding tetratricopeptide repeat protein, with amino-acid sequence MGGLRQDFAALLAAGGQTDLARAALAIARIAYPDLDPAPYVRQLDDLAAAVRPRLFPRASPEAAVTELAGYLFGECGFRGNQEEYYDPRNSYLNDVLERRTGIPISLSVLLIETGVRLGLGIEGVAFPGHFLVRVAGSRGPVLLDPFFSGRPIGERELLARYRTFLGSGAPALPPEALATADTPGILTRMLRNLLGVYLDRNDHAHALAAAELLLVLVPDSADELRMRGLLYERLECFGAALDDFRRYLELAPGAPDAEQIHERVARLVRIAAAIH; translated from the coding sequence ATGGGCGGCCTGCGGCAGGACTTCGCCGCGCTCCTCGCCGCCGGCGGGCAGACCGACCTCGCCCGCGCCGCACTCGCGATTGCGCGCATCGCCTACCCGGACCTCGACCCGGCGCCGTACGTCCGGCAGCTCGACGACCTGGCGGCCGCTGTCCGCCCGCGCCTCTTTCCCCGGGCCTCGCCGGAGGCCGCGGTCACCGAGCTCGCGGGTTACCTCTTCGGCGAGTGCGGCTTTCGCGGCAACCAGGAGGAGTACTACGACCCGCGCAACAGCTACCTGAACGACGTCCTCGAGCGCCGCACGGGCATCCCCATCAGCCTCTCCGTCCTGCTGATCGAGACCGGCGTGCGCCTGGGCCTCGGCATCGAGGGCGTCGCGTTTCCGGGTCACTTCCTCGTACGCGTGGCGGGCAGCCGCGGCCCGGTCCTCCTGGACCCCTTCTTCAGCGGCCGCCCGATCGGCGAGCGCGAGCTCCTCGCCCGCTATCGCACCTTCCTCGGCAGCGGCGCGCCCGCGCTGCCGCCCGAGGCGCTCGCGACGGCCGACACGCCCGGCATCCTCACCCGCATGCTGCGCAACCTGCTGGGCGTCTACCTCGACCGGAACGACCACGCGCACGCGCTGGCGGCGGCCGAGCTCCTCCTCGTGCTCGTGCCGGACTCCGCCGACGAGCTGCGCATGCGCGGCCTCCTCTACGAGCGCCTCGAGTGCTTCGGCGCGGCGCTGGACGACTTCCGGCGCTACCTCGAGCTCGCCCCGGGGGCGCCCGACGCGGAGCAGATCCACGAGCGCGTGGCACGTCTCGTACGCATCGCGGCCGCCATCCACTGA